Proteins encoded within one genomic window of Humulus lupulus chromosome 1, drHumLupu1.1, whole genome shotgun sequence:
- the LOC133804964 gene encoding uncharacterized protein LOC133804964 isoform X1, which yields MDKVTSDCPYPGCFFCVMKEGNPSKRRASILKFFRDLPAQDDDGQVLPISGLWNTAMAHPNDPEFIELGIFECMAALIWKGLKNRRWLSHDQNIYIPYYAAHIIGSYTMNMEEFAENAVHAGVIPPLVELLRGRLTWVEQRVAVRALGHLATYGSTFSAVASHGEILELSIQLATSSLEIVYSHFYQYVDRRLSYHCDLLTRGMGGVEMESRKAEEWASQLQCWSLQLINCFAFKPEFLPTICKPEFLIKLPGMWGGLVNENSPAGIGLLRTICHHKLGRGPVASCPGMIEALCNIARSSDDWQYMAIDCLLWLLQDPNTCHKVIDKAVPALVDLAEITTLGDHKKLGDSIVNVLQECIQSPGTGRNSLCSRTKEIIEELLSSRQRLKWEKTMPKEDLHIKQAAALVVKLEGNSMFSSGNIAGAASKYSEALSLCPVRSKKERVVLYSNRAQCYLLLQQPVAAISDATRALCLHNPLNRHAKSLWRRAQAYDMLGLAKESLLDAILFINECSQSNDPDLSLRQNKVPDYAERLVKKQMRAAWLFREAAIKHGGVHCEGDAGEIYGQETDDSEWETASESDIGNDGRDEMGDDDDDDDSEWKNEGERKEKYDKPSVKDLKHGYNVQLVEDEQ from the exons ATGGATAAAGTTACTTCTGACTGTCCATACCCGGGATGCTTCTTTTGTGTCATGAAGGAAGGGAATCCAAGCAAACGTAGAGCAAGCATTCTGAAATTTTTTAGGGATCTCCCTGCGCAGGATGATGATGGTCAGGTTCTTCCTATCAGTGGCCTTTGGAACACTGCCATGGCACATCCAAATGATCCTGAGTTCATTGAGTTGGGGATATTTGAATGCATGGCTGCACTAATATGGAAAGGTCTAAAGAATCGTCGCTGGCTTTCGCATGACCAGAATATATACATTCCTTACTATGCAGCACATATCATTGGATCCTATACCATGAATATGGAAGAATTTGCTGAAAATGCTGTGCACGCAGGGGTTATTCCTCCCTTGGTTGAGCTTCTGAGGGGAAGGTTAACTTGGGTTGAGCAGAGAGTAGCTGTTCGAGCTTTAGGACACTTGGCAACTTATGGCAGCACTTTTTCTGCTGTAGCTAGTCATGGTGAAATTCTTGAACTTTCTATTCAACTAGCAACGAGTTCACTGGAAATAGTATACTCACATTTCTACCAATATGTTGATAGAAGGTTAAGCTATCATTGTGATTTGCTCACACGTGGCATGGGCGGGGTTGAAATGGAATCCAGGAAGGCAGAGGAGTGGGCAAGCCAGTTGCAGTGCTGGTCTTTGCAGCTTATCAATTGTTTTGCTTTTAAACCGGAGTTTCTTCCTACCATTTGCAAGCCTGAATTTCTGATAAAGCTACCTGGCATGTGGGGTGGACTTGTTAATGAGAATTCACCAGCTGGTATAGGTCTACTAAGAACAATTTGTCATCATAAGCTGGGGAGAGGACCTGTTGCTAGCTGTCCGGGTATGATTGAAGCATTATGTAACATTGCTCGGTCGTCGGATGATTGGCAATACATGGCTATTGATTGTCTTCTTTGGTTGCTTCAAGATCCAAATACATGTCATAAG GTGATTGATAAGGCAGTACCTGCACTTGTAGACCTTGCTGAAATCACAACACTGGGTGATCACAAGAAGCTTGGGGACTCCATTGTTAATGTTCTTCAGGAATGTATTCAGTCACCAGGGACAGGACGCAACTCGCTTTGCAGTCGCACTAAAGAAATTATTGAAGAACTATTAAGTTCCAgacagagattgaagtgggaaaAGACTATGCCCAAAGAGGATCTCCATATTAAACAAGCGGCTGCACTAGTGGTGAAGCTTGAAGGAAATTCAATGTTCTCCTCGGGAAACATAGCTGGAGCTGCATCGAAGTATTCAGAAGCACTGTCATTGTGTCCAGTGAGATCCAAAAAGGAGAGAGTTGTTCTTTACAGTAACCGTGCTCAGTGTTATCTACTGCTACAACAACCCGTTGCTGCCATAAGTGATGCTACCCGTGCACTTTGTCTTCACAACCCACTTAACCGTCATGCCAAAAGCCTTTGGAGAAGAGCTCAGGCTTATGACATGCTTGGTTTAGCAAAAGAGAGCTTGTTAGATGCCATTCTGTTTATAAATGAGTGTTCTCAATCAAATGATCCTGATCTGTCATTGAGGCAAAATAAGGTTCCTGACTATGCTGAACGATTAGTCAAGAAGCAAATGCGTGCTGCTTGGTTGTTTAGAGAGGCAGCCATCAAACATGGTGGTGTTCACTGTGAGGGTGATGCCGGTGAGATTTATGGCCAAGAAACTGATGATTCTGAATGGGAGACAGCCAGTGAAAGTGATATAGGCAATGATGGAAGGGATGAAATGGGTGATGACGACGACGACGATGATAGTGAATGGAAGAATGAGGGCGAGAGGAAAGAAAAATATGACAAACCATCTGTGAAAG
- the LOC133804964 gene encoding uncharacterized protein LOC133804964 isoform X2 produces the protein MDKVTSDCPYPGCFFCVMKEGNPSKRRASILKFFRDLPAQDDDGQVLPISGLWNTAMAHPNDPEFIELGIFECMAALIWKGLKNRRWLSHDQNIYIPYYAAHIIGSYTMNMEEFAENAVHAGVIPPLVELLRGRLTWVEQRVAVRALGHLATYGSTFSAVASHGEILELSIQLATSSLEIVYSHFYQYVDRRLSYHCDLLTRGMGGVEMESRKAEEWASQLQCWSLQLINCFAFKPEFLPTICKPEFLIKLPGMWGGLVNENSPAGIGLLRTICHHKLGRGPVASCPGMIEALCNIARSSDDWQYMAIDCLLWLLQDPNTCHKVIDKAVPALVDLAEITTLGDHKKLGDSIVNVLQECIQSPGTGRNSLCSRTKEIIEELLSSRQRLKWEKTMPKEDLHIKQAAALVVKLEGNSMFSSGNIAGAASKYSEALSLCPVRSKKERVVLYSNRAQCYLLLQQPVAAISDATRALCLHNPLNRHAKSLWRRAQAYDMLGLAKESLLDAILFINECSQSNDPDLSLRQNKVPDYAERLVKKQMRAAWLFREAAIKHGGVHCEGDAGEIYGQETDDSEWETASESDIGNDGRDEMGDDDDDDDSEWKNEGERKEKYDKPSVKAR, from the exons ATGGATAAAGTTACTTCTGACTGTCCATACCCGGGATGCTTCTTTTGTGTCATGAAGGAAGGGAATCCAAGCAAACGTAGAGCAAGCATTCTGAAATTTTTTAGGGATCTCCCTGCGCAGGATGATGATGGTCAGGTTCTTCCTATCAGTGGCCTTTGGAACACTGCCATGGCACATCCAAATGATCCTGAGTTCATTGAGTTGGGGATATTTGAATGCATGGCTGCACTAATATGGAAAGGTCTAAAGAATCGTCGCTGGCTTTCGCATGACCAGAATATATACATTCCTTACTATGCAGCACATATCATTGGATCCTATACCATGAATATGGAAGAATTTGCTGAAAATGCTGTGCACGCAGGGGTTATTCCTCCCTTGGTTGAGCTTCTGAGGGGAAGGTTAACTTGGGTTGAGCAGAGAGTAGCTGTTCGAGCTTTAGGACACTTGGCAACTTATGGCAGCACTTTTTCTGCTGTAGCTAGTCATGGTGAAATTCTTGAACTTTCTATTCAACTAGCAACGAGTTCACTGGAAATAGTATACTCACATTTCTACCAATATGTTGATAGAAGGTTAAGCTATCATTGTGATTTGCTCACACGTGGCATGGGCGGGGTTGAAATGGAATCCAGGAAGGCAGAGGAGTGGGCAAGCCAGTTGCAGTGCTGGTCTTTGCAGCTTATCAATTGTTTTGCTTTTAAACCGGAGTTTCTTCCTACCATTTGCAAGCCTGAATTTCTGATAAAGCTACCTGGCATGTGGGGTGGACTTGTTAATGAGAATTCACCAGCTGGTATAGGTCTACTAAGAACAATTTGTCATCATAAGCTGGGGAGAGGACCTGTTGCTAGCTGTCCGGGTATGATTGAAGCATTATGTAACATTGCTCGGTCGTCGGATGATTGGCAATACATGGCTATTGATTGTCTTCTTTGGTTGCTTCAAGATCCAAATACATGTCATAAG GTGATTGATAAGGCAGTACCTGCACTTGTAGACCTTGCTGAAATCACAACACTGGGTGATCACAAGAAGCTTGGGGACTCCATTGTTAATGTTCTTCAGGAATGTATTCAGTCACCAGGGACAGGACGCAACTCGCTTTGCAGTCGCACTAAAGAAATTATTGAAGAACTATTAAGTTCCAgacagagattgaagtgggaaaAGACTATGCCCAAAGAGGATCTCCATATTAAACAAGCGGCTGCACTAGTGGTGAAGCTTGAAGGAAATTCAATGTTCTCCTCGGGAAACATAGCTGGAGCTGCATCGAAGTATTCAGAAGCACTGTCATTGTGTCCAGTGAGATCCAAAAAGGAGAGAGTTGTTCTTTACAGTAACCGTGCTCAGTGTTATCTACTGCTACAACAACCCGTTGCTGCCATAAGTGATGCTACCCGTGCACTTTGTCTTCACAACCCACTTAACCGTCATGCCAAAAGCCTTTGGAGAAGAGCTCAGGCTTATGACATGCTTGGTTTAGCAAAAGAGAGCTTGTTAGATGCCATTCTGTTTATAAATGAGTGTTCTCAATCAAATGATCCTGATCTGTCATTGAGGCAAAATAAGGTTCCTGACTATGCTGAACGATTAGTCAAGAAGCAAATGCGTGCTGCTTGGTTGTTTAGAGAGGCAGCCATCAAACATGGTGGTGTTCACTGTGAGGGTGATGCCGGTGAGATTTATGGCCAAGAAACTGATGATTCTGAATGGGAGACAGCCAGTGAAAGTGATATAGGCAATGATGGAAGGGATGAAATGGGTGATGACGACGACGACGATGATAGTGAATGGAAGAATGAGGGCGAGAGGAAAGAAAAATATGACAAACCATCTGTGAAAG